The Dehalobacter sp. DCM sequence GGATGACATACTTGACCCCAATATTGAGGAAAACACCAATCAGAATGTTTCAGATGTTATTAATTATATTAAAGCCTCACAATTTGCAATGGCCCGTCTAAATGATTTGCCAATATGCAACCGGCTGATCAAAGAAACGCATCAGATCCTGATGCAGAATGTCCGCGGAAGTGAGAAAAACCCGGGGGAGTTTAGAAACAGTCAGAACTGGATTGGGCCCGCAGGCAGTACATTGAAGGATGCCCGATATATCCCTCCGAATGTTGAGGATATGACAATAGCGATGTCAGACCTGGAAAAATTCATTAACGAAGAGGACGACCTGGAACCATTGATTAAAGCCGGATTGATTCATTATCAGTTTGAGACTGTTCATCCGTTCTTGGATGGCAACGGCAGGATCGGAAGATTATTGATTGCGCTTTACCTGATTGATAAACAAATAATGAGCCATGAGACTCTCTATATTTCCTACTTTTTGAAAAGAAACAGAATCGAATATTATGATCGGTTAACCGAGGTCAGAGCAAAAGGTAATTATGAGCAGTGGATAAAGTTCTTTCTCCAAGCTGCCTATGAATCGGCAAAAGACGCCATTGAGACGATGGAAAAATTGATTAAACTGCATGAAAAAAATCATGGTATCATCAAAGGCAAGGGAAAATCCGCCAAGACAGTCATCAAGGTATTTGATTACCTGGAACGCAGCCCAATTATTGATATCAAAAAGACAAGTCAAGAACTTAATCTCTCCTTTAATGCGGTATCCAATGCCGTAAACAAGCTCATTGAACTCGGAATACTAAAGCAAACGGAAAATGTTCGTCGCAGCCGCGTTTTTGCTTATGAGGAATATCTCGGAATTCTTAGGAAAGATACCTGATTGATATAGCGGTTGCGTCCAAATAACACCGCTGATAGTACTGGCGGCTAACATAGGTTTCCTTATCACACCGGGAAAGCAGGTCATAGAATCTGTCCCGGTGTTTTTTTCTGTTCATTTTTCAGCCTGGGTTTTGCAAGTCTGGACAAAGCTTTGAATTATATAATTGAATTCTGCTGCTTAAGATAAACTGCTATTTACTGGTTCGTAATAAGTTCAAATATTATTGGAAACTAAAAAGGAAACTTGAAAATAAGAGAGAATTAACAAATGTGTATAATTTAGTAAATTAAATTCTATTAATATCAATGTAACTTATCTAAACGTTTATTTAGCAATCTTCTTACAAGGCGGTACAGAAAATGGAAGTAACTGAGCATAATTTAGCCAAGACACGGATACTTCAGATTTTTAAATATTTACAGGCGTTAAATCAGTTAAGAAATCCTGTTATCCGGGATATTGATCTTCAACCGTGGTGTTTATGGTTTAAGGATCTTCCAGATTATAAGACAATAGGTAGAGGTCAATTTGAAAATAATGACTCCGATACGGTTTCCAATAGTATCGAACAATCAAACAGTTATGTGCTAAAAGTCCAGCGGCCAGATTTAACGGATGCACCACTGCCACCAAAAGAATATAGCTCAATCCTTAAAGATTCTTGGAAGAAGCCTGACCAGACTATTCATTTTCATTTAGAGAGTATTGCGCTAACAGGCGAAGAGGAAGAGGAAGAGCTTACCGATACGAAGGTACTTCATACGTACTTAAAAGAGCCTTCATTTGAAGAATGGTATAAAAGAAGAGAAATATGGGTGGAAAAAGAAATTTCGGCCCGGAAAGCTATGAGTATCTATAACCGGCTTTTTGAGTTATATGCACGGTTGGAAAAAGAAGCCGAACAGTATGAAATAGTTCTTGGTGATGGGTTATTAAGCTGGAACCACACGACTGGGAAGATTCATCATCCCATCTTACTAATGGGACTTAAATTGGAATTTGACCCTTCTGTACCGGAATTTTCGCTGCTGGAATCAGAGCAGCCGATCGAGATATATACAGCACTCTTTCGTTCAATCTCTGAGGTTACCGGAATAGCATTAAATCATTTACAGGAGGAGTTGGAACATAGTCAGTTCCATCCTTTAGGTGCACAGGAGACCGAAGAATATTTAAAACGGGTTGTTACGCAGCTATCTCCGTATGGACAATTATTTGAAAAAGAAGAGAGAACCCAAACCTCAGACACGCCTTGGATAATTCGCGAGCCTCTGGTATTTATGAGAAAACGGTCTCTTGGTTTTAGCAAAGCCATTGAAGAAATTATTCAAGATATTCCAGAGAATGAAGAACTCCCCGGATTTTTGAAAAATGTTGTTGGGATTGAGTATGAAGAAAAGCCCCAGGACTTTGAAGATACCATAAGAACCATGGACCCCAACGGTGAAGATGAAAATATTCTATTAAGCAAACCGGCTAACGCCGAGCAACTACTGATTGCTGATCGCTTGAATCATTCGAGTGCTGTACTTGTTCAAGGCCCACCTGGAACAGGGAAGACACATACGATTGCCAATTTGATTGGTCATCTTTTGGCGCAGGGCAAAAGCATTTTAGTAACCAGCCATACGTCGAAAGCCCTTTCTGTTCTCCATGAAAAGATCGTTGAACCCATACAGCCTCTTTGTTTAAGTGTCTTAAAAGACGACAGTCGCAAGCAATTGGAAAGCGCATTGGATGCGATAACGGAACGTCTTACTAATAGTAATCCGGAACAGTTGGAGCAGGAAGCTGCCACTCTGCAACAAGAAAGAATTAAATTATTGCAGGAGCTCCGGAATACACGTGAAAAACTTCTGCAAGCACGATCAGATGAGTATCGAAAAATCATTATTGCTGGCGAAGAATACGATCCATCTCAGGCTGCACGCTGGGTAGGAAATAATAAAGAAAAACTAAGTTGGATTCCTGGGCCTGTTCAACTGGGGATAGCTTTGCCCTTGTCAGAACGGGAATTGATTGAGCTTTATCGTACCAATACGGCTGTATCCGTAGAGGATGAAGCTGAATTAAATACGATTCTGCCAGACTTCAAGAAACTATTAACCCCTCAAGAATTTGAGGAAATTGTTAATCTCTATAAAGCTCTTTCTCAGGAAGATCTTTGTTATGGCAAGGAATATTGGGATACAAATAGAAATACGGATGTTCAAGAACTTGAAGCCCTATTCCAAGAAGTACGGACGGGAGTTCAGATTCTGCAAAAAGCTACGGAATGGCAGTTTAGTATGATTGAAGCTGGAATGTTAGGTTCTGAACATATTATTCCCTGGCAAAACCTCTGCGCTCAAATTGAGAGTACCTATGGAAAATCGTCCCAAGCTAAAGAACTTATCCTTGAATTTAATCCATATATTCCTGAAGATTCAATCACTGAAGAGATGCAAACCACGATTAAAGAAATAATTGATCATCTAAAAGAGGGAGGATCACTGAATTTCTTTAAACTGCTAACCAAAGCGCATTGGAAAACTTTTATTAATCAGGTTAAGATCAATGACAAACCGCCGAGCATCATCGACCATTTTGAAGCTCTCCAAAAGTACCATGACTTAAAGATTAGTCGGAAGAAATTAATGGAACGTTGGGAAAGACAAGTTACTGTAGTGCAAGGACCTAGCCTACAGGAATTAGGTTTTGAACCAGAGTATTCTTGCCATCAATACCTTTCCCATATTCAGGAATCAATTAATTGGCATACAAAAAGCTGGCTTACTTTAATCGAAAAAATGGAGCATTTAAGTTTTTTCTGGACTGCTTTCTATAATCAATCCGAAGTTCAGCTTGGGAAACACGGGGAGCTGTTGCGGTTAAGAAATGCTGCAGCTGAGGATTTAATCCAAATAATGAGTACACAAATCCGGCGCCTGCAGCTAAAACAAATCGAAACACAGCTCCATGAATTAAGGATAAGGCTGGAGAAAGAAAGCAGTACATCCTCTCATATCTCTCAACGACTTTTAGAAGCAATTCAAACTTTAGAACCGCTTCTTTACCGACAGTCTTTTCAGCGGCTTGTCGACATAGAAAACCGTGCTTCTGACCTAAAGGTAAGAAGGGAACTTTTGGCCAAACTGGAAAAAGACGCCCCGGCTTGGGCTTCAGCCATCACACAACGGTTCGAGGGTCATGGCGCAGGATTACTGCCTGGAGATCCAGGTGAAGCTTGGCAATGGCGGCAATTAGAAGATGAGTTAGCTGATCGTTCCAAAAAATCGATGGAAGAGCTCCAAGGGCAAATTGTAGAACTTGCCAAACGTTTGCGGGAGAAAACAGCAGTGCTTGTTGATAAGAAGGCGTGGGCCAAGCAGGTCCGCAGAACAACAATAACCCAAAGACAGGCACTTAACGGCTGGAGACTTCTGATGCAACGAATAGGTAAAGGAACCGGCAAACGGGTTCCAGAGTTAATGGCGGAAGCTCGAAGGCTAATGCCGGCTTGTCAAAGTGCTGTTCCTGTTTGGATTATGCCCTTGAGCCGAGTTGTAGAAAATTTTAATCCAAGGACAAATTCTTTTGATGTTGTCATTATTGACGAAGCCAGTCAAGCTGATGTCTTAGCTTTATCTGTGCTTTATATGGGCAAGCAGGTTATTGTTGTCGGGGATAATGAACAAGTAAGCCCTTCGGCTGTTGGACAAAAACAAGAAGAAACCGATAAGCTAATTGAAGAAAATTTAAAAGGAATCCCCAATGCCAAACTAT is a genomic window containing:
- a CDS encoding Fic family protein, yielding MKNRAGEFKTNLTGELQYKSYFPRPLPPVPSLELDEETIKMLVNANRSIGILEGYSRQIPNIELFVSMYVRKEALLSSQIEGTQATLDDILDPNIEENTNQNVSDVINYIKASQFAMARLNDLPICNRLIKETHQILMQNVRGSEKNPGEFRNSQNWIGPAGSTLKDARYIPPNVEDMTIAMSDLEKFINEEDDLEPLIKAGLIHYQFETVHPFLDGNGRIGRLLIALYLIDKQIMSHETLYISYFLKRNRIEYYDRLTEVRAKGNYEQWIKFFLQAAYESAKDAIETMEKLIKLHEKNHGIIKGKGKSAKTVIKVFDYLERSPIIDIKKTSQELNLSFNAVSNAVNKLIELGILKQTENVRRSRVFAYEEYLGILRKDT
- a CDS encoding AAA domain-containing protein translates to MEVTEHNLAKTRILQIFKYLQALNQLRNPVIRDIDLQPWCLWFKDLPDYKTIGRGQFENNDSDTVSNSIEQSNSYVLKVQRPDLTDAPLPPKEYSSILKDSWKKPDQTIHFHLESIALTGEEEEEELTDTKVLHTYLKEPSFEEWYKRREIWVEKEISARKAMSIYNRLFELYARLEKEAEQYEIVLGDGLLSWNHTTGKIHHPILLMGLKLEFDPSVPEFSLLESEQPIEIYTALFRSISEVTGIALNHLQEELEHSQFHPLGAQETEEYLKRVVTQLSPYGQLFEKEERTQTSDTPWIIREPLVFMRKRSLGFSKAIEEIIQDIPENEELPGFLKNVVGIEYEEKPQDFEDTIRTMDPNGEDENILLSKPANAEQLLIADRLNHSSAVLVQGPPGTGKTHTIANLIGHLLAQGKSILVTSHTSKALSVLHEKIVEPIQPLCLSVLKDDSRKQLESALDAITERLTNSNPEQLEQEAATLQQERIKLLQELRNTREKLLQARSDEYRKIIIAGEEYDPSQAARWVGNNKEKLSWIPGPVQLGIALPLSERELIELYRTNTAVSVEDEAELNTILPDFKKLLTPQEFEEIVNLYKALSQEDLCYGKEYWDTNRNTDVQELEALFQEVRTGVQILQKATEWQFSMIEAGMLGSEHIIPWQNLCAQIESTYGKSSQAKELILEFNPYIPEDSITEEMQTTIKEIIDHLKEGGSLNFFKLLTKAHWKTFINQVKINDKPPSIIDHFEALQKYHDLKISRKKLMERWERQVTVVQGPSLQELGFEPEYSCHQYLSHIQESINWHTKSWLTLIEKMEHLSFFWTAFYNQSEVQLGKHGELLRLRNAAAEDLIQIMSTQIRRLQLKQIETQLHELRIRLEKESSTSSHISQRLLEAIQTLEPLLYRQSFQRLVDIENRASDLKVRRELLAKLEKDAPAWASAITQRFEGHGAGLLPGDPGEAWQWRQLEDELADRSKKSMEELQGQIVELAKRLREKTAVLVDKKAWAKQVRRTTITQRQALNGWRLLMQRIGKGTGKRVPELMAEARRLMPACQSAVPVWIMPLSRVVENFNPRTNSFDVVIIDEASQADVLALSVLYMGKQVIVVGDNEQVSPSAVGQKQEETDKLIEENLKGIPNAKLYDGLFSIYDLASTVFQPLCLREHFRCVAPIIQFSNYLSYEGKKIKPLRDDSTSMVHPPTIAYRVKDAFSQRKVNEKEAEEIASLVVACTEQPEYQNATIGVISLVGEEQAVIIDRFLQDQLSAADYKRRRIQCGNAAQFQGDERDIIFLSLVDTAMEEGPLSKRAEGANDMYKKRYNVAASRARDQMWVVYSMDPERDLKPGDIRGELIKHAKDPQAILRLLDTAGKETESEFEKLVLFRLRQKGYTVHPQWKVGSYRLDMVVENKGKRIALECDGDKWHTPDNLAEDMSRQAILERLGWRFIRIRGSEFFRDPEMVMQYVYDKLAYFELFPENTQTDDEQNDVKENDNELKDRVIRRAAEIRSIWNGGEIDEREPESTNEAVQIAKPSETSDTYEYKPDSCLIELVTVEKTEPILGQQKEEDLALEEKLPIIEEKKIEAIEEVKPEIPQTVSTPFELISFLQQHNLEFIDNRHKGGTVWIIGNQDLSPLIEKLKTFEYLFRLKPEGGRTTKNRPAWYLLGGKS